A region of uncultured Tolumonas sp. DNA encodes the following proteins:
- a CDS encoding citrate transporter: MKNKANFSQHFIWLFPLLCLLVPTVSFASETGHMLTLGGIRLEFIFFAFTLLCVALFHHYTMFVSLAGLAAVVASKYIFLDDFSFVHHMMGGDGHEGEWRIMLNLFGLLSGFAILAKHFDESHLPKILPRYLPDDWKGGFVLLVMIFVTSGFLDNIAAAMIGGAIAFVVFKQRVHIGYLAAIVAASNAGGSGSVVGDTTTTLMWIDGVSQLDVLHAYIAAVVSLVIFGVIASKQQDKYQRIVKDGPSSVQVEWKKIGVVGLILLLAVATNYLFDFPALGVWVAILIGSLVVKTPWREINHALPGTVFLLGLVSCASLMPVDELPPASWVSTFGLGFISAIFDNIPLTKLCLEQGGYDWGILAYAVGFGGSMLWFGSSAGVALSSMYPEARSAVNWVRQGWHVPVAYVIGFFIMLAVAGWSPHAPHKNQITTVKEKTYS, translated from the coding sequence ATGAAAAACAAAGCAAACTTTTCCCAGCATTTTATCTGGTTATTTCCCTTGTTGTGCCTGCTTGTACCAACGGTTAGTTTTGCTTCCGAAACGGGACATATGTTAACGCTGGGGGGAATAAGACTTGAGTTTATCTTCTTCGCCTTTACGTTGCTGTGTGTTGCGCTGTTTCATCATTACACCATGTTTGTTTCTCTGGCTGGGCTTGCTGCTGTTGTCGCCAGTAAATATATATTCCTGGATGATTTCTCTTTTGTTCATCACATGATGGGCGGTGACGGCCATGAAGGTGAATGGCGGATCATGCTGAACCTTTTTGGTCTGCTATCTGGCTTTGCCATTTTGGCAAAACATTTTGATGAATCTCATTTACCAAAAATTTTACCAAGATATTTGCCGGATGACTGGAAAGGCGGTTTTGTTTTATTGGTGATGATTTTTGTCACCAGTGGCTTTCTCGATAATATTGCGGCAGCGATGATTGGTGGTGCAATCGCATTCGTTGTGTTCAAACAGCGGGTACACATCGGTTATCTGGCGGCCATTGTGGCGGCAAGTAATGCCGGTGGTTCTGGCTCGGTGGTGGGTGATACAACGACCACACTGATGTGGATTGATGGTGTCAGTCAATTAGATGTTCTACACGCTTATATTGCCGCGGTCGTTTCACTGGTGATCTTTGGCGTGATAGCTTCCAAACAACAAGATAAGTATCAGCGTATTGTCAAAGATGGCCCGAGTTCTGTTCAGGTTGAATGGAAAAAAATCGGCGTAGTTGGTTTGATCTTACTATTGGCTGTGGCCACCAATTATTTATTTGATTTCCCTGCGTTAGGTGTTTGGGTTGCTATTCTGATTGGATCTTTGGTGGTAAAAACCCCGTGGCGTGAGATCAATCATGCATTGCCCGGCACTGTTTTCCTTTTAGGATTAGTCAGTTGTGCATCGCTAATGCCTGTTGATGAATTGCCGCCAGCTTCTTGGGTGAGTACATTTGGATTAGGGTTCATTTCAGCGATCTTTGATAATATTCCATTGACGAAGTTGTGCCTTGAGCAAGGGGGGTACGATTGGGGTATTCTGGCCTATGCGGTGGGGTTTGGTGGTTCAATGTTATGGTTTGGCTCATCGGCGGGCGTTGCTTTGTCCAGTATGTATCCTGAGGCTCGCTCGGCGGTAAACTGGGTGCGCCAAGGTTGGCATGTTCCAGTCGCATATGTAATTGGATTCTTTATCATGTTAGCAGTAGCCGGTTGGTCGCCGCATGCCCCGCATAAAAATCAAATAACGACAGTAAAAGAAAAAACCTACTCATGA
- a CDS encoding thiol:disulfide interchange protein DsbA/DsbL: MKKLFVLLVGLLIAPFLQAAPEFKENVNYEIIRQTNTPKPEVMEFFSYFCPHCYQFEPIMAELKKQLPADVAFKRTPVAFMGKEMGPELQRAYAVADLLKVEEKVTPMFFSLIHAEQKAPQSRADVRAVFEKAGVNGKDFDGAVDSFAVTGMVAQYDRSTGSMNIRAVPSTVVNGKYLVKTEGIKSTEEYISLVKYLLQKKD; this comes from the coding sequence ATGAAAAAACTGTTTGTGTTGCTGGTTGGTCTGTTGATTGCCCCTTTCCTGCAGGCGGCACCAGAATTTAAAGAAAATGTGAATTACGAAATTATTCGTCAGACCAACACACCAAAACCAGAAGTGATGGAGTTTTTCTCGTATTTTTGTCCACACTGCTATCAGTTCGAACCGATCATGGCTGAATTGAAAAAACAGTTACCGGCAGATGTGGCTTTTAAACGCACACCCGTGGCCTTCATGGGTAAAGAGATGGGCCCAGAACTGCAACGAGCTTATGCGGTTGCAGACCTGCTGAAGGTAGAAGAAAAAGTAACACCTATGTTTTTCAGCCTGATCCACGCCGAACAAAAAGCCCCACAAAGTCGTGCCGATGTACGCGCTGTGTTTGAGAAAGCCGGTGTGAATGGTAAAGATTTTGATGGTGCCGTAGACAGCTTCGCGGTAACCGGCATGGTGGCACAATATGATCGCAGCACTGGCAGCATGAACATCCGTGCCGTGCCATCAACCGTGGTGAATGGTAAATATCTGGTGAAAACCGAAGGTATCAAGAGCACTGAAGAGTACATCAGTCTTGTGAAATATTTACTGCAAAAGAAAGACTAG
- the gmhB gene encoding D-glycero-beta-D-manno-heptose 1,7-bisphosphate 7-phosphatase encodes MAKVAVFLDRDGVINQDTGYVASVDDFHFIDGAIEALQLLKKKGYCLVLVTNQSGIARGFFTEKQFMHLTEWMDWSLADRDVDLDGIYYCPHHPTEGEAPYRQVCDCRKPAPGMLLDAAKELDIDLVNSYMVGDKGADMQAAKAAGVTHKILVRTGKAVTEEAQALADEVQDSLLTFAKSVPALS; translated from the coding sequence GTGGCCAAAGTTGCGGTATTTCTGGATCGGGACGGCGTGATTAATCAGGATACGGGTTATGTCGCTTCCGTGGACGATTTTCACTTTATTGACGGTGCAATCGAAGCATTACAATTGCTGAAGAAAAAAGGCTACTGCTTGGTATTAGTCACCAATCAGTCTGGCATTGCCCGTGGTTTCTTCACCGAAAAACAATTTATGCATCTGACCGAATGGATGGACTGGTCACTGGCGGACCGTGATGTTGATCTCGACGGTATCTATTACTGCCCACATCATCCAACAGAAGGTGAAGCACCTTACCGTCAGGTTTGTGATTGCCGTAAACCTGCACCGGGTATGTTGCTTGACGCCGCTAAAGAGCTGGATATTGATCTGGTCAATTCCTATATGGTAGGTGACAAAGGTGCCGACATGCAGGCCGCTAAAGCGGCTGGTGTAACCCATAAGATTCTGGTACGCACTGGTAAAGCCGTCACCGAAGAAGCACAGGCGCTGGCCGATGAAGTGCAGGATTCTCTGCTGACGTTTGCGAAATCAGTGCCAGCACTTAGCTAA
- a CDS encoding GNAT family N-acetyltransferase, translating to MPQPLELSLAEHCARLLSRGERRFVLLTGNAEACQQQATALWQYGALWLGDGPAECLPQKSQHTMPWLGQEYPLVVVNGFSGLSPEILGAVGGAVRAGGLLVLLMPALTDWSVFSDPDHRRYVSQPEEISRCYPHFLQRLLRLLQTDPDVWLWDLSANHLQAELPELPAVVWHRTVDADGCLSTEQHAAMLAVEQCALAAKAYPLVIMADRGRGKSTALGLAARHLLAQGKRLVVTAPSQQSAQTLFRHAGQHALLSFYSPEMLLEQNVDCDLLLVDEAAAIPAALLRQLQQKYQRVVYATTIHGYEGSGHGFELRMCRWLATHWPHWQQLTLTVPLRWAVSDPLEPLLANILLLDADASPLPATRSTKFTLQQVSSAELLQDEALLRQLFGLLVLAHYQTSPTDLRLLLDCPDIEIWLWRDDIALYGVALLMREGPIDRALAEQIWAGRRRPRGQLLPQTLLAHCGYRDAANYRYRRVMRIAVHPACQQQGLGSQFMAALSQHYQGLADFLGCSFAATPEVLRFWRKQGWQAVRLGLSKDVATGCHAAVLLLALRPELQTQLTQWQQQFQRQLPVWLAHGLSDLTTEIIVPLLQSATVEPLTGQEQQDLLAFSDHHRSPDHCWPSVLRAMQVHSAELAQLPKLLAALLIQRFWQGKDWVWLAQQHQLAGQKAVVQQLRQAIKQLLLPHGGEEQ from the coding sequence ATGCCTCAGCCGTTAGAACTCTCTCTTGCAGAACATTGCGCACGTTTACTGAGTCGTGGCGAGCGGCGTTTTGTCTTGCTGACGGGGAATGCGGAGGCTTGTCAGCAACAGGCAACGGCACTTTGGCAATACGGTGCATTATGGCTGGGTGATGGTCCAGCCGAGTGTTTACCGCAAAAATCGCAGCACACTATGCCTTGGCTGGGGCAGGAATATCCGTTGGTGGTGGTAAATGGTTTTTCCGGTTTATCGCCAGAGATTTTAGGTGCGGTTGGGGGAGCCGTGCGTGCCGGTGGGTTGTTGGTGTTATTGATGCCTGCTCTCACTGATTGGTCGGTGTTTTCTGACCCCGATCACCGGCGTTATGTGTCGCAGCCGGAAGAGATATCGCGCTGTTATCCGCATTTCCTGCAACGGCTGTTACGCTTGTTACAGACTGACCCTGACGTCTGGCTCTGGGATCTCAGTGCCAATCATTTACAGGCGGAATTGCCGGAATTACCGGCTGTGGTGTGGCATAGAACAGTTGATGCTGACGGGTGCCTGAGTACAGAGCAACATGCGGCGATGCTGGCGGTGGAACAATGTGCGTTGGCGGCGAAAGCCTATCCGCTGGTCATCATGGCCGATCGCGGGCGGGGTAAATCCACCGCATTGGGTTTGGCGGCGCGTCATTTACTGGCACAAGGTAAACGGCTGGTCGTCACGGCACCGTCACAGCAATCGGCACAAACATTATTCCGGCATGCTGGTCAGCACGCTTTATTGAGTTTTTACAGCCCGGAAATGTTGCTGGAACAAAATGTTGATTGCGATCTGCTGCTGGTCGATGAAGCCGCAGCGATCCCGGCGGCATTATTACGCCAGTTACAGCAAAAATATCAACGGGTGGTATATGCCACCACCATTCATGGTTATGAAGGTTCGGGGCATGGTTTTGAGTTGCGCATGTGCCGCTGGCTGGCTACGCACTGGCCACACTGGCAGCAACTCACTTTAACTGTCCCACTGCGTTGGGCGGTCAGCGATCCGCTGGAGCCGTTGCTGGCGAACATCTTATTGTTGGATGCCGATGCTTCACCTTTGCCAGCAACGCGATCAACCAAGTTCACGCTGCAACAAGTGAGTTCTGCTGAACTATTACAAGATGAAGCGCTGTTACGGCAACTGTTTGGTTTGCTGGTGTTGGCGCATTATCAGACTTCGCCCACTGATCTGCGGTTGTTGCTGGATTGCCCGGATATAGAGATCTGGCTGTGGCGTGACGACATCGCGTTATATGGCGTGGCGTTGCTGATGCGCGAAGGGCCCATCGACCGTGCGCTGGCGGAGCAGATCTGGGCCGGGCGGCGGCGTCCGCGCGGGCAATTATTACCGCAAACCTTACTGGCGCATTGTGGTTATCGCGATGCCGCCAACTACCGTTATCGACGTGTGATGCGTATTGCCGTGCATCCGGCCTGTCAGCAACAGGGGCTGGGTAGCCAGTTTATGGCCGCATTAAGCCAACACTATCAGGGGCTGGCCGATTTTCTCGGTTGTTCGTTTGCCGCTACGCCCGAGGTGCTGCGGTTTTGGCGTAAACAAGGCTGGCAGGCGGTGCGGTTGGGGTTGAGCAAAGATGTCGCGACGGGATGTCATGCGGCGGTGTTATTGCTGGCACTACGGCCGGAATTACAAACGCAATTGACGCAATGGCAGCAGCAATTCCAGCGACAATTACCTGTCTGGCTGGCCCATGGCTTATCGGATCTCACGACAGAAATTATCGTGCCTTTGCTGCAATCAGCCACCGTGGAACCACTGACCGGGCAGGAACAACAAGATCTGCTGGCGTTTAGCGATCATCACCGTTCGCCCGATCATTGCTGGCCGTCGGTATTACGGGCTATGCAGGTGCATAGTGCTGAATTGGCACAATTACCCAAGCTGTTAGCGGCTTTATTGATCCAGCGGTTTTGGCAAGGGAAGGATTGGGTCTGGTTGGCGCAGCAGCATCAGTTGGCAGGGCAAAAGGCCGTGGTGCAGCAATTACGACAGGCGATAAAACAACTGCTCCTCCCGCATGGCGGTGAAGAGCAGTGA
- a CDS encoding response regulator has translation MNQTLPHILVVDDHAEIRDLLKRFLEQHGFKVTCARDGKEMKRLLENGHFTLLVLDLMLPGEDGLTLCRDLRARSSLPVVMLTAMGEEMDRIIGLEMGADDYLAKPFNPRELLARIKAVLRRANLMPEAQEELPERLHFDHWQLDLARRELVDEFGVAISLSTAEFDLLKVFLERPKRVLSRDQLLDMARGREAQAFDRAIDTLVSRLRRKLEVDPKKPELIKTVWGGGYMFSAEVRHEH, from the coding sequence ATGAACCAGACCTTGCCGCATATTCTGGTGGTTGATGACCACGCAGAAATTCGTGATTTGCTGAAACGTTTTCTGGAGCAACATGGCTTCAAAGTCACCTGTGCCCGTGATGGCAAGGAGATGAAACGTTTGCTGGAAAATGGTCATTTCACATTGCTGGTGCTGGATCTGATGTTGCCAGGGGAAGATGGCCTAACCTTGTGTCGTGACCTGCGAGCCCGTTCGTCGTTACCGGTGGTGATGCTGACCGCGATGGGCGAAGAGATGGATCGCATCATCGGCTTAGAGATGGGCGCCGATGATTATCTGGCAAAACCCTTTAATCCGCGTGAATTGCTGGCGCGCATTAAAGCGGTATTACGCCGCGCCAATCTGATGCCAGAAGCGCAAGAGGAACTACCCGAGCGTTTGCATTTTGATCATTGGCAGTTGGATCTGGCGCGTCGTGAGCTGGTGGATGAATTCGGTGTGGCGATCAGCCTTTCTACCGCCGAATTTGATCTGCTGAAAGTGTTTCTGGAACGACCAAAGCGGGTGCTCAGTCGTGATCAACTGCTGGACATGGCGCGTGGACGCGAAGCGCAGGCGTTTGATCGCGCGATTGATACGCTGGTGAGTCGCTTACGCCGTAAATTGGAAGTCGACCCGAAAAAACCAGAGCTGATTAAAACTGTCTGGGGTGGTGGTTATATGTTCAGTGCTGAGGTACGGCATGAGCACTGA
- a CDS encoding ATP-binding protein, with protein MSTDFPALWRRWLPQSITAQILLLALAGLILAQVLGLQIYRSERDEALGLVNSRNAMIRLSSVVRLLSSSPPELHEEILRASRSETLMMRIQNVPLSPSEHNQQYEDVLRRLLEYPNNLSVQISAERVRDQLPPTMFQQMHQQMRDGQGHTRTGLAPPPFWQRDVRLYGSVELLDGRWLNFSSLADREPPTWSLSALLSLLLVALLIGAVLVVLLRRITRPLKLLVQQAEQFGRGAAIPPLSESGPQEVAETLAAFNRMQHRLNRFVQDRTQMLAAISHDLRTPLTSLRLRCEFLPDGEDRDRMLQTLAQMESMLHATLSFARDEHQGEENRNVDLVSLLHSLCDDYEDNGQPVECYAEGKRVYQCRPEVLRRVLQNLINNALKYAGDAEVSLEATATAILIRVRDHGEGIPEDQLESVFKPFFRLDTARNTEDGSVGLGLAIARTLIHQHGGELQLSNAPDGGLLAEIQLPL; from the coding sequence ATGAGCACTGATTTTCCCGCTTTATGGCGTCGCTGGTTACCACAAAGTATTACTGCGCAAATTTTGTTGCTGGCGCTGGCCGGGTTAATTCTGGCGCAGGTGTTAGGGTTACAGATTTACCGCTCGGAACGGGATGAAGCCTTGGGGCTGGTGAACAGTCGCAACGCGATGATCCGACTCTCTTCAGTAGTGCGTCTGCTCAGCAGTTCGCCACCGGAATTGCATGAAGAAATTTTACGCGCCAGTCGCAGTGAAACGCTGATGATGCGCATCCAAAATGTGCCGTTATCACCCAGCGAACATAACCAGCAATATGAAGACGTGTTACGGCGCCTGCTCGAATATCCGAATAATCTCAGTGTGCAGATCAGTGCGGAACGGGTCAGGGATCAGCTGCCACCCACCATGTTCCAGCAGATGCATCAGCAGATGCGTGATGGTCAGGGGCATACTCGAACCGGATTAGCCCCCCCGCCGTTCTGGCAGCGCGATGTTCGACTGTATGGCTCGGTGGAGTTACTGGATGGCCGCTGGCTGAATTTCAGCTCATTGGCCGATCGGGAACCGCCGACCTGGTCGCTGAGTGCGTTACTGAGTTTGTTGCTGGTGGCATTGTTGATCGGTGCGGTGTTGGTAGTCCTGTTACGTCGCATCACTCGGCCACTGAAACTGCTGGTACAGCAGGCAGAACAGTTTGGCCGTGGTGCGGCCATTCCCCCCCTGAGTGAATCAGGCCCGCAGGAAGTGGCAGAAACACTGGCGGCATTTAACCGCATGCAACACCGTCTGAACCGCTTTGTGCAAGATCGCACGCAGATGCTGGCGGCAATTTCACATGACTTGCGTACCCCACTGACCAGCCTGCGCCTGCGCTGTGAATTTTTACCGGACGGCGAAGATCGTGACCGCATGCTGCAAACACTGGCGCAGATGGAAAGTATGTTGCACGCGACGTTAAGTTTTGCCCGTGATGAACATCAGGGTGAAGAGAACCGTAATGTCGATCTGGTGAGTTTGTTGCACAGCCTGTGTGATGACTATGAAGATAATGGCCAGCCGGTGGAATGTTATGCCGAAGGCAAACGGGTCTATCAGTGCCGGCCGGAAGTGTTGCGCCGCGTGCTGCAAAATCTGATCAACAATGCGCTGAAATATGCCGGTGACGCGGAAGTGTCGTTAGAGGCCACTGCCACCGCGATTTTGATCCGCGTGCGTGACCACGGTGAAGGCATTCCGGAAGATCAGCTGGAATCGGTGTTTAAACCGTTTTTCCGCCTCGATACTGCGCGGAACACCGAAGATGGCAGCGTCGGGTTGGGGCTGGCGATCGCACGGACCTTGATCCATCAACATGGCGGCGAATTACAGCTCTCGAACGCGCCGGATGGTGGCTTGTTGGCCGAAATTCAGTTACCGCTTTAA
- a CDS encoding exoribonuclease II: protein MFQDNPLLAQLKQQLRDNLPKKEGVVRASDRGFGFLETDHRGESYFIAPQQMKRVMHGDRIIAVIRAENGKEQAEPESLVTPFLTRFVARIKVIKDRLFVVPDHPVMKDAIKARPMKGLDESQFKEGDWVIANLKRHGMNEASGHFAEITEYVTHNNDPEAPWWVVLRRHDLPRCAPEIEQEWQLRDEGLTREDLTALPFVTIDGESTRDMDDALYIEKTADGWKLLVAIADPTAYIEPGSALDLEASKRAFTVYLPGRNIPMIPRHLSDELCSLHEGEDRPALCCEMLITADGELLPEPRFFAANIRSQGRLIYDQLSDWLENGSAEGFVPALAIVEQIEQLQAATTARQNWRKEHAILFKDRPDYDFELNEAGEVLAIHASFRRSANKIVEEAMIAANQCAGDFLARNPGYGIFNVHAGLDVEKFKGVQELLQQHEAPLTDETLLTLPGFCQLRHWLDAQPTSYLDNRIRRFQTYSLMSAEPGPHFGLGLSHYATWTSPIRKYGDMINHRILKAIISNQDVPVRADAALTDALSLSRRSNRMAERDIGDWLYARFLLPAVASGQVFDAEIMDVMRSGIKVRLLENGAVCFVPGSLILKDRKRFTCSHDDGRAMLDGEVYYELGQTIQVKLQDAIEATRTLIAIPIELPSAAAPVVTKEALAESEHELMDELLTEPADAAPEEDEA, encoded by the coding sequence ATGTTTCAAGATAACCCGTTACTGGCGCAGCTCAAGCAGCAGCTTCGCGACAATCTGCCGAAAAAAGAGGGGGTCGTTCGTGCCTCCGATCGTGGTTTCGGCTTTCTGGAAACCGATCATCGGGGCGAAAGCTACTTCATTGCACCACAGCAGATGAAGCGAGTCATGCACGGTGACCGGATTATCGCGGTGATCCGCGCGGAAAACGGCAAAGAACAAGCCGAGCCGGAATCACTGGTAACCCCATTCCTGACCCGTTTTGTAGCGCGCATCAAGGTGATCAAAGATCGTCTGTTCGTGGTGCCTGACCATCCGGTGATGAAAGATGCGATCAAAGCTCGCCCAATGAAAGGACTGGATGAAAGTCAGTTCAAAGAAGGCGACTGGGTCATTGCGAATCTGAAACGTCACGGTATGAACGAGGCCAGCGGTCATTTCGCCGAAATTACCGAATATGTCACCCACAACAATGATCCGGAAGCGCCATGGTGGGTGGTGTTACGTCGCCATGACTTGCCGCGTTGTGCACCGGAAATTGAACAGGAATGGCAACTGCGTGATGAAGGACTGACCCGTGAAGACCTGACTGCGCTGCCATTTGTCACTATCGACGGTGAATCGACCCGCGATATGGACGATGCGTTATATATTGAAAAAACGGCTGACGGCTGGAAATTGCTGGTGGCCATTGCCGACCCGACTGCCTATATCGAGCCAGGCAGTGCGCTGGATCTGGAAGCGTCTAAACGGGCGTTTACCGTCTATCTGCCGGGCCGCAATATTCCGATGATCCCGCGTCACTTGAGTGACGAGCTGTGTTCACTGCATGAAGGTGAAGATCGTCCGGCACTGTGCTGTGAAATGCTGATCACCGCCGACGGTGAGCTGTTACCGGAACCACGTTTCTTTGCGGCCAATATCCGCTCACAAGGCCGTCTGATTTATGATCAACTGTCGGATTGGCTGGAAAATGGCAGTGCGGAGGGTTTTGTGCCGGCCCTGGCGATTGTCGAACAGATTGAACAGTTGCAGGCCGCGACGACAGCGCGTCAGAACTGGCGCAAAGAGCACGCGATCCTGTTTAAAGACCGTCCGGACTACGATTTTGAGTTGAACGAAGCCGGTGAAGTGCTCGCGATCCATGCATCCTTCCGCCGCAGCGCCAACAAGATTGTGGAAGAGGCGATGATTGCCGCTAACCAGTGTGCTGGTGATTTCCTGGCCCGTAATCCGGGTTATGGTATTTTCAACGTGCACGCCGGTCTGGATGTCGAAAAATTCAAAGGCGTGCAGGAATTACTGCAACAACACGAAGCGCCGTTGACCGACGAAACCTTGCTGACACTGCCAGGTTTCTGCCAATTACGTCATTGGCTGGATGCGCAACCAACCAGTTATCTGGATAACCGCATCCGTCGTTTCCAGACCTACTCGCTGATGTCAGCAGAACCGGGCCCGCATTTCGGCTTAGGTCTGAGCCATTATGCGACCTGGACGTCACCAATCCGTAAATACGGCGATATGATCAATCATCGTATCCTGAAAGCTATCATCAGCAATCAGGACGTGCCGGTACGTGCCGATGCGGCACTGACCGATGCGCTGAGCTTGTCACGCCGCAGCAACCGCATGGCAGAACGCGATATTGGCGATTGGTTATATGCCCGCTTCCTGCTGCCAGCAGTAGCTTCCGGGCAGGTATTTGATGCCGAGATTATGGATGTGATGCGTAGCGGTATTAAAGTCCGTCTGCTGGAAAATGGCGCCGTCTGTTTTGTACCGGGCAGTCTGATCCTGAAAGACCGTAAGCGTTTCACCTGCAGTCATGACGACGGTCGTGCCATGCTGGATGGTGAAGTGTATTACGAATTGGGGCAGACCATTCAGGTCAAACTGCAGGATGCGATTGAAGCAACCCGCACGTTGATTGCGATCCCAATCGAGTTGCCATCTGCAGCGGCGCCTGTGGTAACAAAAGAGGCGTTGGCGGAATCCGAACACGAGCTGATGGATGAGCTGTTGACTGAACCGGCGGATGCTGCGCCGGAAGAAGACGAAGCTTAA
- a CDS encoding Gfo/Idh/MocA family oxidoreductase has protein sequence MRKLRVGIVGLGGIAQKVYLPILSQAKHWELVGAYTPNQQKNCLLCQQYRLVAFFSLDELAANCDVVFIHSSTNTHYEIAEHMLRKGLHVYIDKPLADTLDQAEALVALAEKQQRTLMVGFNRRFAPFYQTIKEQMPAAAAVRFEKHRIHGISNPLRFTMFDDYLHLLDTVLWLCDGDLSLLASQVNATVQDELIFAGHVFRHDNKLITTAMHRDAGTQAELLEVITHGAVMRVRDLNRLEEERDGKICVSTAGSWQTILELRGFTPMVEHFLDCVANQTTPKVSGEQALIAQRWMEKLLAQ, from the coding sequence ATGCGTAAACTACGGGTAGGCATAGTGGGTCTGGGTGGTATCGCGCAGAAAGTCTATCTGCCGATCTTATCACAGGCCAAACACTGGGAATTGGTGGGTGCCTATACTCCCAACCAGCAGAAAAACTGCCTGCTCTGCCAACAATATCGTCTCGTCGCTTTTTTCTCACTCGATGAACTGGCGGCCAACTGCGACGTCGTGTTTATTCACAGCTCAACCAATACGCACTACGAAATCGCCGAGCATATGCTGCGTAAAGGGCTGCACGTTTATATCGATAAACCGTTAGCTGATACACTCGATCAGGCCGAGGCTCTGGTGGCACTGGCGGAAAAACAGCAACGCACCCTGATGGTCGGGTTTAACCGCCGGTTTGCCCCGTTTTATCAAACCATCAAAGAACAGATGCCTGCTGCCGCTGCCGTCCGTTTTGAAAAACATCGCATTCATGGCATCAGCAACCCGTTGCGTTTTACGATGTTTGATGACTATCTGCATCTGCTGGATACCGTGCTCTGGCTGTGTGATGGCGATTTATCGCTGCTCGCCAGCCAGGTTAACGCGACGGTGCAAGATGAGCTGATTTTTGCCGGCCATGTGTTCCGCCATGACAATAAGTTGATCACCACCGCCATGCACCGTGATGCCGGAACACAGGCAGAGCTGCTGGAGGTGATCACCCATGGCGCCGTGATGCGGGTACGCGACCTCAATCGCCTGGAAGAGGAACGGGATGGCAAGATCTGTGTGTCTACCGCCGGTAGCTGGCAAACCATCTTAGAGTTACGCGGTTTTACCCCGATGGTGGAACATTTTCTGGATTGTGTGGCCAATCAAACCACCCCGAAAGTCAGTGGCGAACAGGCATTGATAGCACAGCGTTGGATGGAAAAACTGCTGGCGCAGTAA
- a CDS encoding bifunctional 4-hydroxy-2-oxoglutarate aldolase/2-dehydro-3-deoxy-phosphogluconate aldolase, whose translation MPTLVERLQALKVIPVIAINNADDAVNLGRVLVENGMPSAEITFRTPAAAEAIRRMRAAFPDMLIGAGTVLTTAQVDEAIAAGVDFIVSPGFNPTTVRYCQQRGVAIVPGVNNPSLVEQAMEMGLRMLKFFPAEPSGGVNMLKAMSAVYPVKFMPTGGVTPDNVKTYLSLKTVVACGGTWMVPAELIDNQQWDKIGQLAKEAMAAL comes from the coding sequence ATGCCTACTTTAGTTGAACGTCTGCAAGCACTGAAAGTGATCCCGGTTATTGCCATTAACAACGCCGATGATGCGGTGAATTTGGGCCGCGTGTTAGTCGAAAATGGCATGCCGAGTGCAGAAATCACCTTCCGTACCCCTGCAGCGGCAGAGGCCATTCGCCGTATGCGTGCTGCGTTCCCCGACATGTTGATCGGTGCGGGCACGGTGCTGACCACCGCACAGGTCGATGAGGCCATTGCTGCTGGTGTCGATTTCATCGTCAGCCCTGGTTTCAACCCAACCACCGTGCGTTATTGCCAACAACGCGGTGTGGCCATTGTGCCGGGCGTCAATAATCCGAGTCTGGTGGAACAAGCCATGGAGATGGGCCTGCGCATGCTGAAATTCTTCCCAGCGGAGCCATCGGGCGGTGTGAACATGCTGAAAGCCATGTCAGCCGTGTATCCGGTGAAATTTATGCCTACTGGCGGTGTGACTCCCGATAACGTCAAAACCTATCTGAGTTTGAAAACCGTCGTCGCTTGTGGCGGCACGTGGATGGTGCCGGCCGAGCTGATTGATAACCAGCAATGGGACAAGATCGGCCAATTGGCGAAAGAAGCCATGGCGGCACTGTAA